In a single window of the Thermoanaerobaculia bacterium genome:
- a CDS encoding coproporphyrinogen-III oxidase family protein — protein sequence MDAVSLYIHIPYCLSRCVYCDFKTSTDLHTLCKYPGAVAHEIARRGGIHGCGATLYFGGGTPSLVDPEDLYTLVTLAGLSGDGEVTLEVNPDDVTPERMSAWKSAGINRISLGVQTMNEEELVLVRRRHRAEESRRAMKLASDRFANWSVDLIAGFPGQSWDSLMTTLREIVLYAPPHLSLYALEFDSDNPLTVDPDHQASLLRRAWEWLGNQGYRHYEVSNFCRGQARCLHNLTYWRRGEYLGFGAAAHSFFRGVRRWNLYPVDRYLDALSRDEDPVEGMEVIDPRQSLWERIMLGLRLDEGIPDTWLSAGTLDAWLTQGYCDLIRNRVCMQEAGWMVLSELLASAEEDDRWTTSAGRGESGRSSETQ from the coding sequence ATGGATGCCGTAAGCCTCTACATTCATATCCCCTATTGCCTGTCCCGATGCGTTTACTGTGATTTCAAGACCTCTACCGACCTGCACACTCTGTGTAAGTATCCGGGTGCTGTCGCGCATGAAATCGCACGGAGAGGGGGAATTCACGGTTGTGGGGCCACTCTCTATTTTGGAGGGGGGACACCCTCCCTCGTGGATCCCGAGGATCTGTACACGCTTGTGACGCTTGCGGGGCTGTCGGGAGATGGAGAAGTAACCCTGGAGGTCAACCCGGATGATGTGACGCCGGAACGCATGTCGGCCTGGAAATCCGCCGGAATCAATCGAATCTCGCTTGGGGTTCAGACCATGAACGAAGAAGAGCTGGTCCTGGTCCGGCGGCGCCATCGTGCCGAAGAGAGCCGACGGGCCATGAAGCTTGCGTCGGACCGCTTCGCAAACTGGAGCGTTGATCTTATTGCAGGGTTTCCAGGCCAGAGCTGGGACTCGCTGATGACAACTCTCCGGGAGATCGTTCTCTATGCGCCGCCCCACCTTTCTCTTTACGCGCTGGAGTTTGATTCGGACAATCCCCTCACCGTCGATCCGGATCATCAGGCTTCCCTTCTCCGCCGGGCATGGGAATGGCTTGGAAACCAGGGCTACAGGCACTATGAGGTTTCCAATTTTTGCAGGGGACAGGCACGGTGCCTCCACAACCTCACCTATTGGAGACGGGGAGAATATCTGGGGTTTGGCGCTGCAGCCCACTCCTTTTTTCGAGGGGTCCGCAGATGGAACCTCTATCCTGTGGATCGGTACCTGGACGCACTATCCAGAGATGAAGATCCGGTTGAGGGCATGGAGGTAATAGATCCCCGGCAGTCCTTGTGGGAAAGGATCATGCTGGGACTTCGCCTGGATGAAGGAATTCCCGATACCTGGCTTTCCGCCGGGACGCTGGACGCCTGGTTGACGCAGGGGTACTGCGACCTGATCCGCAATAGAGTCTGTATGCAGGAAGCCGGATGGATGGTTCTCAGCGAACTTCTGGCTTCAGCAGAGGAAGACGATAGGTGGACCACCAGCGCAGGAAGAGGAGAAAGTGGTCGTTCGAGCGAGACTCAATAA
- a CDS encoding dual specificity protein phosphatase family protein, translated as MFRTVLFLLAIQASLCLASDCPGCAPCTKDLTSLSDRGDGLINWARVDNQVYRGGQPFIRGNINGYETLQSMGIKTIINLRALGGREGQNILEMNTKTRDKNKRIYYVHIPLSTSKTDINYLNSQLNLILRAVLESPPPVFVHCNNGRERTGLVIAAYRMLTYRWPLDRSIREMELCHFIESRSNDHFLLFLRWWSTYRLPLLKPEVR; from the coding sequence ATGTTCCGAACAGTTTTGTTTCTCCTGGCAATTCAGGCTTCTCTGTGCCTGGCATCGGACTGTCCGGGATGTGCTCCCTGCACAAAGGACCTCACTTCCCTTTCCGACCGTGGAGACGGTCTGATCAACTGGGCCCGCGTGGACAATCAGGTATACCGGGGGGGCCAGCCCTTTATCCGTGGAAATATCAACGGATATGAAACTCTCCAGTCCATGGGCATTAAAACGATCATCAACCTGCGGGCTCTCGGGGGACGCGAAGGGCAAAATATCCTTGAAATGAACACAAAGACTCGGGATAAAAACAAGCGCATCTATTATGTTCACATCCCGTTGAGTACGTCGAAGACCGATATCAACTACCTCAATTCCCAGCTCAACCTGATTCTGCGTGCGGTCCTGGAGTCCCCCCCCCCCGTCTTTGTTCATTGCAACAACGGCAGAGAGAGGACAGGCCTGGTGATCGCGGCTTATCGGATGCTGACCTACCGATGGCCCCTGGATCGATCCATCCGCGAAATGGAACTATGTCACTTTATTGAGTCTCGCTCGAACGACCACTTTCTCCTCTTCCTGCGCTGGTGGTCCACCTATCGTCTTCCTCTGCTGAAGCCAGAAGTTCGCTGA
- a CDS encoding DUF3467 domain-containing protein encodes MDETKQVQLKVIVGDDVDQGIYVNFANIFHNPTEFVLDLGRVVPGKPEVKIHARLITTPFHAKRILETLKMNIAQYEQSFGPIRTEYGGPSDKGEKPS; translated from the coding sequence ATGGACGAAACAAAACAGGTTCAGCTGAAAGTAATCGTAGGCGACGATGTTGATCAGGGTATTTATGTGAATTTTGCAAATATTTTTCACAATCCTACCGAATTTGTCCTGGATCTGGGCCGTGTGGTTCCGGGAAAGCCCGAAGTCAAAATCCATGCAAGGCTGATTACCACGCCCTTTCACGCCAAGCGAATTCTCGAAACCCTAAAAATGAACATCGCTCAATATGAACAATCGTTCGGGCCTATTCGCACTGAATATGGCGGCCCTTCCGACAAGGGGGAAAAACCCTCCTGA
- a CDS encoding tetratricopeptide repeat protein, with protein sequence MRYLTMFFIIFITASLLFPMTVEEADQLWLSRDQGSEGPVASAETAQNIVDAYRGLLQTSPKDLSLRWKLMRALYFQGRYTGQSVEEQQATFSDAIALGEKGFELIQKEFQADPDDKPEKIAAKLKGNEDALHLYFYQSVAWGQWALAFGKMKAVRKGAASKIRDYSTVCVLADKTMESAGPLRVLGRLHHQTPRVPFITGWASNKDAMKYLKEAVSLGPENPMNKLFLAELLLDEDEPQQAKELLTEIASISPRLEYQVEDADTSMEAARLLKTIKK encoded by the coding sequence ATGAGATACCTGACTATGTTCTTCATCATTTTTATTACGGCTTCACTGCTCTTCCCCATGACCGTGGAAGAGGCGGATCAGCTCTGGCTCAGTCGGGATCAGGGCTCCGAAGGCCCTGTGGCTTCCGCGGAAACGGCTCAGAACATCGTTGACGCGTACCGGGGTCTTCTTCAGACGTCCCCTAAGGATCTTTCCCTTCGCTGGAAACTCATGCGCGCCCTCTATTTTCAGGGGCGATATACGGGCCAATCGGTTGAAGAGCAGCAGGCCACCTTTTCGGATGCCATTGCACTGGGAGAGAAGGGATTTGAGCTGATTCAGAAGGAGTTTCAGGCGGACCCGGACGATAAGCCGGAGAAGATTGCGGCAAAACTGAAGGGAAACGAGGATGCTCTGCATCTGTACTTTTATCAGTCTGTCGCCTGGGGTCAATGGGCGCTTGCCTTCGGGAAAATGAAGGCGGTACGGAAAGGGGCAGCATCCAAGATCCGCGATTATTCCACCGTTTGTGTTCTGGCGGATAAGACCATGGAAAGTGCAGGACCGTTACGGGTTCTGGGCCGTCTTCACCATCAGACACCCCGGGTCCCCTTTATCACGGGCTGGGCCTCCAATAAAGATGCGATGAAATATTTGAAAGAGGCCGTGTCGCTGGGTCCGGAGAATCCGATGAACAAGCTATTCCTCGCGGAACTCCTCCTGGATGAAGACGAACCGCAGCAGGCGAAGGAGCTTCTTACAGAGATTGCATCCATTTCCCCGCGACTCGAGTATCAGGTGGAAGATGCGGACACATCCATGGAAGCCGCCAGACTGTTGAAGACAATCAAGAAATAA
- the folK gene encoding 2-amino-4-hydroxy-6-hydroxymethyldihydropteridine diphosphokinase encodes MTRACLGLGGNIHPRISFLSTARNWISHQHGIRVLRAASLYESEPWGNPDQPLFLNSALLISTDIPPRELLHLLKEIERKTGRISSSRWGPREIDLDILYYGDRIIKEPDLTIPHAHLLARSFALYPAVELDPLWVHPERQVPLHKLMQELTFVTFSHRIDHQNWPVGPVTESK; translated from the coding sequence TTGACTCGTGCCTGTCTTGGCCTGGGTGGAAACATCCATCCGCGAATTTCTTTCCTTTCAACTGCACGGAACTGGATCTCCCATCAGCATGGGATCAGAGTCCTTCGTGCTGCTTCGCTCTATGAAAGTGAGCCCTGGGGAAATCCGGACCAACCCCTCTTTCTCAATTCAGCTCTCCTGATTTCCACCGACATTCCGCCCCGGGAGCTTCTTCATCTGCTGAAAGAGATTGAAAGGAAAACCGGACGAATTTCCTCATCCCGCTGGGGCCCCCGTGAGATCGATCTTGATATTCTCTATTACGGGGACCGGATCATAAAAGAACCCGATCTCACCATTCCCCACGCTCACCTCCTGGCCCGTTCCTTTGCCCTGTACCCTGCGGTTGAGCTGGATCCTCTCTGGGTCCATCCCGAACGTCAGGTCCCGCTCCACAAACTAATGCAGGAATTGACCTTCGTAACTTTTTCACACAGGATCGACCATCAGAACTGGCCGGTCGGTCCGGTTACCGAATCGAAATAA
- a CDS encoding FYDLN acid domain-containing protein, with amino-acid sequence MNQGLGKKHLCIECGTKFYDLEKPEPACPRCGRMVDEEEEKRHEISDVRALEEVIEDKTDLFKDDDTDEIDEDLGYDEEEEDELDEED; translated from the coding sequence ATGAACCAAGGATTGGGTAAGAAGCACCTGTGCATCGAATGTGGAACCAAGTTCTACGACCTGGAAAAGCCAGAACCGGCCTGTCCTCGCTGCGGCCGAATGGTCGACGAGGAAGAGGAAAAGCGACACGAAATTTCGGATGTCCGCGCCCTTGAAGAAGTCATTGAAGACAAGACGGATCTGTTTAAAGATGATGACACGGACGAAATAGATGAAGATTTGGGCTACGACGAGGAAGAAGAGGACGAGCTCGACGAAGAAGACTAG
- a CDS encoding outer membrane lipoprotein carrier protein LolA, which translates to MQIFRILLILIMGSLCFGEADLESVLDRVSQAQSKIETLRASFVQEKQSDFFAENVTSSGVLYYKAPDSIRWEYESPSKIIILITHETVTFYDVEQKKAERTVVGRVRKKIQQYMMATEPLEKLKRYFTIYFAEKEKEGRYYLRLVPAVRKIEKHLSEVNIEVDRELNLPVSVAYTDSDGDLTRYKLHGIVINEPIDPEKFRLDLPSDVQIQEFRLKP; encoded by the coding sequence ATGCAAATTTTCCGCATCCTTCTGATCCTGATCATGGGTTCCCTTTGCTTCGGAGAGGCCGACCTTGAATCCGTTCTGGACAGGGTTTCCCAGGCTCAGAGTAAAATCGAAACACTGCGTGCTTCCTTCGTTCAGGAAAAGCAGAGTGATTTTTTTGCTGAAAATGTAACTTCTTCTGGAGTTCTTTACTATAAGGCACCGGATTCGATCCGGTGGGAATACGAATCCCCCTCGAAGATCATCATTCTTATCACCCATGAGACCGTAACCTTCTACGATGTGGAGCAGAAAAAGGCCGAACGTACGGTGGTTGGGAGGGTCAGAAAGAAGATTCAGCAATACATGATGGCGACCGAACCGCTTGAAAAGCTGAAGCGCTATTTCACCATATACTTCGCTGAAAAGGAGAAAGAGGGACGGTATTACCTGCGCCTTGTCCCTGCGGTTCGAAAAATTGAAAAGCACCTCAGTGAAGTGAATATCGAAGTCGATCGGGAATTGAATCTGCCCGTTTCCGTGGCCTACACCGATAGTGATGGAGACCTGACCCGTTATAAGTTGCACGGGATTGTCATCAACGAGCCGATCGATCCGGAAAAATTTAGACTGGATCTTCCTTCCGACGTGCAGATTCAGGAGTTCAGGCTGAAACCTTGA
- the tgt gene encoding tRNA guanosine(34) transglycosylase Tgt: MSAITFKVTHRHGSTRARVGELRTLHGVVQTPAFMPVGTYGVVRAVPAHILKEIGADIMLVNAYHLMLRPGLDLLGRHDGIHAFMGWKGPVLADSGGYQVFSLKDRVTISPEGCTFRDTLAGDLHTLTPEAVVTFLQTAGLDIGMVLDVCPPPDAGDQDQLRAMDLTKNWAERSINVWDPERMGLFGIVQGGGDLSRRERSASEIGSLGFSGHAIGGLGIGESPETTWSCVETCTGVLDEDRPRYLMGMGYPEDIERAVALGVDLFDCVLPTRNARNGQLFTSSGRINLKQARHLDQTGPPDPQCACPTCRHYSLGYLSYLYRIKDMGASILSSIHNLWYYLDFMKRLRHTIAFNLPIGGNCEPAQCPGTTDAADSHSSGLLLHSHSTHAEEAETAPGLSEKSEKG; this comes from the coding sequence TTGAGTGCCATTACCTTCAAAGTCACCCATAGACACGGGAGTACCCGTGCCCGAGTCGGAGAACTCCGTACGCTCCACGGAGTGGTGCAGACGCCTGCATTCATGCCCGTTGGAACCTATGGAGTCGTCCGTGCCGTACCTGCGCATATCCTCAAAGAAATCGGTGCGGATATCATGCTGGTAAACGCCTATCACCTGATGCTGCGCCCGGGTCTCGACCTGCTTGGCCGGCATGACGGAATTCACGCCTTTATGGGGTGGAAGGGTCCCGTACTTGCGGACAGCGGAGGCTACCAGGTCTTTTCGTTAAAGGATCGAGTGACCATCTCTCCGGAGGGATGCACCTTTCGCGACACTCTTGCCGGAGATCTGCATACCCTGACTCCCGAGGCTGTCGTCACCTTCCTTCAGACGGCGGGACTGGATATCGGCATGGTACTGGATGTCTGCCCTCCTCCCGATGCGGGTGATCAGGATCAGCTGCGGGCCATGGATCTGACGAAGAACTGGGCGGAGAGATCCATAAATGTATGGGATCCCGAGCGCATGGGGCTCTTTGGCATTGTTCAGGGCGGAGGAGATTTGAGCCGGCGGGAGCGTTCCGCCTCGGAAATTGGTTCCCTCGGGTTTTCCGGCCACGCCATCGGAGGCCTGGGGATTGGAGAATCGCCCGAAACCACGTGGTCCTGTGTTGAGACCTGTACAGGAGTGCTTGATGAAGACCGCCCGCGGTATCTTATGGGTATGGGATACCCGGAGGATATTGAGAGAGCCGTGGCCCTGGGTGTGGATCTCTTTGACTGTGTCCTCCCCACGCGAAATGCGCGAAACGGTCAACTCTTCACTTCGAGCGGACGCATCAATCTGAAGCAGGCCCGGCATCTTGACCAGACCGGTCCTCCCGATCCTCAGTGTGCCTGTCCCACCTGCCGGCACTACTCTCTGGGGTATCTTTCTTATCTTTACCGGATCAAAGATATGGGTGCCTCTATCCTCTCTTCGATCCATAATCTCTGGTATTACCTTGACTTCATGAAGCGATTAAGGCACACTATTGCCTTCAATTTACCCATAGGGGGGAACTGTGAACCAGCCCAATGCCCTGGTACAACTGATGCCGCTGATTCTCATTCTTCTGGTCTTCTACTTCATTCTCATTCGACCCATGCAGAAGAAGCAGAAACAGCACCAGGTCTTTCTGAAAAATCTGAAAAAGGGTGA
- the yajC gene encoding preprotein translocase subunit YajC, which translates to MPLILILLVFYFILIRPMQKKQKQHQVFLKNLKKGDRVITSGGLYGVVQSVDDQTVSLKLSEQVKVKVALSAISGLQPDQGGENG; encoded by the coding sequence ATGCCGCTGATTCTCATTCTTCTGGTCTTCTACTTCATTCTCATTCGACCCATGCAGAAGAAGCAGAAACAGCACCAGGTCTTTCTGAAAAATCTGAAAAAGGGTGATCGGGTCATTACCTCGGGAGGTCTATACGGAGTCGTTCAGTCTGTGGATGATCAGACGGTTTCGTTAAAGCTCTCCGAGCAGGTAAAGGTCAAAGTCGCCCTCTCAGCCATATCGGGATTGCAGCCCGATCAAGGAGGCGAAAATGGATAG
- the secD gene encoding protein translocase subunit SecD, producing MDRSLLWRLSLIVVVMAFCILSLFPLNEKVKLGLDLKGGIHLVLEVHTLDAIKADTIDAMESVENRLSRESIAKTDSRLIGDDGFEMVFPPESLEQAYSLAKDYLPGWDLETQEPDTLRGTMQAVFKREREDLAVRQALETIRNRVDELGLAEPTIQRQGMNDNRILVQLPGLDDPTRVKNIIKSTALLELSLVESGPAPDRQTIIDALGGTVPEGIRILDGKIKNEAGDVIGRNAYAVKEPPVISGRDLRNARRGIDSQGLPAVNFSLNPTGAKKFEKATAVNIGKQLAIILDGVVMSAPRINATISDEGIIEGNFSVKEAEDLALVLRSGALPASITYLEERTVGPSLGQDSIRRGVRAAILGLILVMVFMVFYYRLSGINAVVALFFNIIIIFGVMAYFGAVLTLPGVAGIILTIGMAVDANVLIFERVREELGLGKNVRAALSAGFSRAFGTIVDANVTTLIAALFLFQFGTGPIRGFAVTLMIGILGSMFTAVFVSRYIFDLVLSRKARVSSLSI from the coding sequence ATGGATAGGAGCCTGCTCTGGAGGCTTTCCCTCATCGTAGTGGTTATGGCGTTCTGCATTCTGTCTCTCTTTCCTCTGAATGAGAAAGTCAAGCTGGGGCTTGACCTGAAGGGGGGAATTCACCTTGTCCTTGAGGTTCATACGCTGGATGCCATCAAAGCCGATACGATCGATGCCATGGAGTCAGTCGAAAACCGGCTCTCCCGCGAGAGTATTGCCAAAACGGACAGCCGTCTTATTGGAGATGACGGGTTTGAAATGGTTTTCCCGCCTGAATCACTGGAACAGGCCTACAGCCTTGCAAAGGACTATTTGCCGGGCTGGGACCTGGAAACCCAGGAGCCCGATACCCTTCGGGGAACCATGCAGGCCGTTTTTAAGCGGGAGCGTGAAGACCTGGCCGTCCGGCAGGCTCTGGAAACCATTCGCAACCGCGTGGATGAACTGGGACTCGCCGAGCCCACCATTCAGCGGCAGGGAATGAACGATAATCGAATTCTGGTTCAGCTCCCCGGTCTGGATGATCCAACCCGGGTCAAAAATATCATTAAATCCACGGCTCTTCTTGAACTAAGCCTTGTGGAGTCCGGACCTGCGCCCGATCGGCAGACCATCATCGATGCATTGGGAGGAACGGTTCCCGAGGGTATTCGTATCCTGGACGGAAAAATCAAGAATGAAGCGGGTGATGTCATCGGCAGGAATGCCTATGCCGTAAAGGAACCTCCCGTCATCTCGGGAAGAGATCTGCGCAATGCCCGCCGGGGAATTGACAGCCAGGGACTCCCCGCCGTAAATTTCAGCCTGAATCCGACCGGTGCCAAAAAATTTGAAAAGGCCACTGCGGTCAATATAGGCAAACAGCTGGCTATTATCCTGGACGGCGTCGTCATGTCTGCTCCCCGCATCAATGCCACGATTTCCGATGAGGGCATTATCGAGGGGAATTTTTCCGTGAAAGAAGCGGAAGACCTGGCGCTGGTCCTCCGTTCCGGCGCCCTGCCGGCCAGCATTACCTATCTGGAAGAGCGGACCGTTGGACCTTCCCTGGGGCAGGACAGTATTCGCCGGGGCGTCAGAGCCGCGATTCTCGGACTCATCCTGGTCATGGTCTTTATGGTTTTTTACTACCGACTGAGCGGGATCAACGCCGTTGTTGCTCTTTTCTTTAATATCATCATTATCTTCGGTGTCATGGCGTACTTTGGTGCCGTCCTGACCCTGCCGGGGGTTGCCGGGATTATTCTGACGATCGGCATGGCTGTGGACGCAAACGTTTTGATCTTTGAGCGTGTCCGCGAAGAACTGGGCCTCGGGAAAAATGTCCGGGCGGCCCTTTCTGCCGGTTTTTCCCGTGCATTCGGGACGATCGTGGATGCCAACGTGACCACGCTGATCGCTGCTCTTTTCCTCTTTCAGTTTGGTACGGGCCCGATTCGGGGATTTGCGGTTACCCTTATGATCGGGATCCTGGGATCCATGTTCACCGCCGTCTTTGTCTCGCGGTATATCTTCGACCTAGTCCTTTCCCGAAAGGCCAGGGTCTCGTCCCTGAGTATTTAA
- the secF gene encoding protein translocase subunit SecF: protein MWQIFKQTNYQFIKYTRIWVSLSILAAVVSIGAYVAKGGFNYGIDFAGGTQLTLKFSQKPNLNEMRKLMGELNMGDVVIQEFDEEGLNEIMIRIENTGEEGDIAGSVLSHLHQQLSPGAGEMDLNFMGRDALAQNLESILPGRDEEAEQVAAAVASFKKSHGIITSMDDLSREESIPDDMASILKEKFTLGSFALMGAENVGPKVGKDLRSKAQSAIIWSLFGMLFYIWIRFRHFAYGFGAIVATFHDVIITLGVFVVLGLEINLTVVAALLTLVGYSVNDTVVVFDRIRETLRKSRRQDFPTLVNQAINETLSRTIITSGTTFLTVLSLYILGGDVIRNFAFTLVIGIFIGTYSSIYIASPVVIFIHKFAERKRQAKRK from the coding sequence ATGTGGCAGATCTTTAAGCAGACGAACTATCAATTCATCAAGTACACCCGCATATGGGTTTCACTGTCCATTCTGGCCGCGGTGGTCAGTATCGGCGCCTATGTTGCGAAGGGTGGCTTCAACTATGGGATCGATTTTGCCGGCGGAACCCAGCTGACCCTGAAATTTTCCCAGAAGCCGAATCTGAATGAGATGCGGAAGCTGATGGGTGAACTGAATATGGGGGATGTCGTGATTCAGGAATTCGATGAGGAGGGTCTCAATGAGATCATGATCCGAATCGAAAATACCGGTGAAGAGGGGGATATTGCCGGTAGTGTCCTCTCCCATCTGCACCAGCAGCTTTCGCCCGGTGCCGGAGAAATGGACCTGAATTTTATGGGCCGGGATGCCCTCGCGCAGAATCTCGAATCCATTCTTCCCGGCAGGGATGAAGAAGCTGAGCAGGTTGCCGCTGCCGTGGCTTCCTTCAAGAAAAGCCATGGAATCATTACCTCCATGGATGATCTTTCCCGCGAGGAATCGATTCCGGATGACATGGCCTCGATCCTGAAAGAGAAATTTACACTGGGTTCCTTTGCTCTCATGGGAGCGGAGAATGTAGGGCCCAAAGTCGGAAAGGATCTTCGCAGTAAAGCGCAAAGTGCGATTATCTGGTCTCTTTTCGGGATGCTTTTCTATATCTGGATCCGGTTCCGGCACTTTGCCTATGGGTTCGGTGCCATCGTGGCAACCTTTCATGACGTTATCATTACGCTGGGTGTCTTTGTCGTACTGGGCCTTGAAATTAACCTTACCGTTGTGGCGGCACTCCTTACCCTTGTCGGATATTCGGTCAACGATACGGTCGTAGTCTTTGATCGAATCAGGGAAACGTTGAGAAAATCACGAAGACAGGACTTCCCGACACTGGTTAATCAGGCCATCAACGAAACACTCTCCCGGACGATTATCACTTCCGGCACAACCTTTCTTACCGTGCTCAGCCTTTACATTCTGGGAGGCGACGTGATTCGCAACTTTGCCTTTACCCTCGTGATCGGGATTTTTATCGGGACCTATTCCTCGATCTATATTGCTTCTCCGGTTGTGATCTTTATTCATAAGTTCGCAGAACGGAAGCGACAGGCGAAAAGAAAATAG